The proteins below are encoded in one region of Planctopirus limnophila DSM 3776:
- a CDS encoding 4'-phosphopantetheinyl transferase family protein produces MTSQFEIHTATRAQLRTELHSSSLGEKFAIGAEMFLDPARKESWELSRFLIASRVFTLLKTDRSQDFLSPELSEIEVWTRNDQGRGIPPAVFIDNQPIPWTFSLSHAGDNYALAICRQPQLRPGVDLVNTSTFTQAALQMWFTPEERTYLATQDERAAGTIWALKEAVYKATNCGEPFRPRQIEILPEGKKLICRVRGIHVHLDEAIIRFIEKDCLLAAVLIKQNSFPNTDKNHFDNKTNSHSINDTSHDLIMH; encoded by the coding sequence ATGACTTCTCAATTCGAGATTCATACCGCCACCAGGGCACAACTACGAACCGAACTGCACTCAAGCAGTCTCGGAGAAAAGTTTGCCATCGGTGCGGAAATGTTCCTCGACCCTGCCCGCAAAGAATCGTGGGAACTGAGCCGATTTTTGATCGCGAGTCGAGTTTTTACGCTGCTGAAAACTGATCGCTCTCAGGATTTCTTGTCTCCCGAGTTATCAGAGATCGAAGTATGGACTCGCAATGATCAGGGCAGGGGGATTCCACCAGCAGTTTTCATCGACAACCAACCCATCCCCTGGACATTTTCGCTCTCACATGCAGGAGACAATTACGCACTCGCCATTTGCAGGCAGCCGCAGTTACGACCCGGAGTGGATCTGGTCAACACCAGCACTTTCACTCAGGCAGCCTTACAAATGTGGTTCACGCCGGAGGAAAGAACATATCTCGCAACGCAGGATGAGCGGGCCGCAGGAACCATCTGGGCACTCAAGGAAGCGGTCTACAAAGCCACAAATTGCGGGGAACCATTTCGACCAAGGCAGATAGAAATTCTTCCAGAAGGCAAAAAGTTGATTTGCCGTGTGAGGGGGATTCATGTGCACCTTGATGAGGCAATCATCCGCTTCATCGAAAAAGATTGTCTGCTCGCAGCCGTCTTAATCAAGCAGAACTCTTTCCCGAACACTGATAAAAACCACTTCGATAACAAAACCAATTCTCACTCAATCAATGACACATCTCACGATCTGATCATGCATTGA
- a CDS encoding SDR family oxidoreductase produces the protein MIDLTNKIALVSGASRGIGRATALQLARAGADVVINYVQSRDSADRVAEEIAAMGRRVAIVRADVSEQSDVQSMMEFVGNEFGRLDILVSNAASGGFRPLLAATPKNFEAAMNTNVRALLFLVQAAHPLLGQSVDRAKIVAISSHGSHMALPWYGLIGTSKAALESLIRHMALEFGDQGMNFNVVQAGLVPTDSTKMIPGSEVMFNARSSKTMMGDRQLEPEDVANAVLYLCSPLSDLVQGQVLIIDGGAAIHV, from the coding sequence ATGATTGATTTAACCAATAAGATCGCCCTCGTCTCCGGGGCCTCACGCGGCATTGGTCGCGCGACAGCATTGCAACTTGCCCGCGCCGGGGCTGACGTGGTCATCAATTATGTACAATCTCGCGACAGTGCTGACCGAGTGGCAGAAGAGATCGCCGCCATGGGCCGCCGCGTGGCCATTGTCCGTGCGGATGTCAGCGAGCAGAGCGATGTTCAGAGCATGATGGAATTTGTGGGCAATGAATTTGGCAGGCTCGACATTCTCGTCAGTAATGCTGCATCGGGGGGATTCCGCCCCTTGCTGGCGGCCACTCCCAAGAATTTCGAAGCCGCGATGAATACCAATGTCCGCGCACTTCTATTCCTCGTACAGGCCGCACATCCTTTGTTGGGGCAAAGTGTCGATCGAGCCAAGATTGTGGCCATTTCGAGCCATGGCTCACACATGGCACTCCCATGGTATGGCCTGATTGGTACCTCCAAAGCAGCACTGGAAAGCCTGATTCGCCACATGGCACTTGAGTTTGGCGACCAGGGAATGAACTTCAACGTCGTCCAGGCGGGACTGGTTCCCACAGACTCCACCAAGATGATTCCTGGCTCCGAAGTCATGTTCAATGCGCGAAGCTCCAAGACCATGATGGGTGATCGCCAACTGGAACCCGAAGACGTTGCGAACGCAGTCCTTTACCTTTGCAGTCCACTGAGCGATCTGGTGCAAGGGCAAGTCTTGATCATCGACGGCGGGGCCGCCATTCACGTCTAA
- a CDS encoding GH3 auxin-responsive promoter family protein, producing the protein MLNLIFSMIGSFLARKVGQQRMAFHQATMRPRESQQAFLKELLAAHADSAFGKDHFFREIQTAADFQKRLPIAEYENFAPYIERVKAGETTAMFCNEQIVMFNLTSGTSSTRKFIPVTNRYLSDYRRGWSMWGLQTFEKYPQLFLQPKVSFGSASKESVTSAGIPCGSLSGLTVKMNPAVVRSTYCLPADTADHADAFARCYLNWRIGIQRNLGMGVAPNPGLLLQFARYGTENAECLIRELHDGTHSCTAALPRHLQNWLKRQIRPNRKRARELEQIFTRQMTLHPKDVWPQLKLIACWLGGPTRAYISQIPEYFGDVTLRDIGLISSESRISLPKEDNTPAGILDVTSAYFEFVPVDEMDSSNPVVLDAAELETGKEYYILLTTTSGLYRYNIHDVVRVVDWHEKTPMIEFLHKGSRIANLFGEKLTESQIVKAVTTFVQSTATPLGDFSLTMPLPHEPMAYRFYAEMRDAFSSDSIATLARQLDESLGEQNYLYRRKRVEGLLHPLELIVIPQGAWRAWDLRQLARNGGTMDQYKHPFLITNRSLIDDLQVEPVSS; encoded by the coding sequence ATGCTCAATCTGATCTTCTCCATGATCGGCAGTTTCCTGGCACGGAAAGTCGGCCAGCAGCGAATGGCGTTTCATCAAGCCACAATGCGCCCCCGCGAATCGCAACAGGCCTTCTTAAAAGAATTACTTGCTGCCCATGCGGATTCGGCGTTTGGCAAGGATCATTTTTTTCGAGAAATTCAAACTGCGGCTGATTTCCAGAAGAGATTGCCAATCGCTGAGTACGAGAACTTTGCCCCCTACATCGAGCGCGTCAAAGCGGGTGAAACCACCGCGATGTTCTGCAACGAACAGATTGTCATGTTCAATCTCACCAGTGGTACGAGCAGCACTCGAAAATTTATTCCCGTCACCAATCGCTACCTCAGTGATTACCGACGCGGCTGGTCGATGTGGGGCTTACAGACTTTCGAAAAGTACCCGCAGCTTTTCCTGCAGCCAAAAGTCAGCTTTGGCAGTGCCTCGAAGGAATCGGTCACGTCAGCGGGCATTCCGTGTGGCAGTTTGAGTGGCCTGACTGTCAAAATGAATCCTGCTGTCGTACGCAGCACCTATTGCCTCCCTGCTGATACGGCTGACCATGCCGACGCTTTCGCCAGATGTTACCTCAACTGGCGAATCGGCATCCAAAGAAACCTTGGCATGGGTGTCGCCCCGAATCCGGGTTTGCTTCTCCAGTTCGCTCGCTATGGAACCGAGAACGCCGAATGTCTCATTCGCGAACTTCATGACGGCACTCATTCCTGTACGGCTGCCTTGCCGCGGCATCTCCAGAATTGGCTCAAACGCCAGATCCGCCCAAATCGCAAACGTGCTCGCGAACTGGAGCAGATCTTTACTCGCCAGATGACTCTCCACCCGAAAGATGTCTGGCCTCAGCTCAAACTGATTGCCTGTTGGCTGGGTGGGCCAACCAGAGCTTATATCTCACAGATTCCCGAGTATTTCGGAGATGTCACATTGCGGGATATTGGCCTGATCTCCAGTGAAAGCCGCATCAGCCTTCCCAAAGAAGACAACACACCTGCGGGTATTCTCGATGTGACCAGTGCCTATTTTGAGTTCGTACCTGTCGACGAAATGGATTCCAGCAATCCCGTTGTGCTCGATGCTGCCGAACTCGAAACCGGCAAAGAGTATTACATCCTTTTGACAACGACCAGTGGGCTCTATCGATACAACATTCATGATGTGGTACGAGTCGTTGACTGGCACGAAAAAACACCCATGATCGAATTTCTGCATAAAGGAAGCAGAATTGCCAATCTCTTCGGTGAAAAACTCACGGAGAGCCAGATTGTCAAAGCGGTCACAACGTTCGTTCAATCAACAGCCACGCCTCTGGGCGATTTTTCACTGACTATGCCTCTGCCACATGAGCCGATGGCCTATCGGTTTTACGCCGAAATGCGAGATGCATTCTCTTCCGATTCGATCGCCACTCTGGCTCGGCAACTGGACGAATCTCTGGGTGAGCAGAACTATCTGTACCGCCGTAAAAGAGTCGAAGGCCTGCTCCATCCCCTGGAATTGATCGTCATTCCACAAGGTGCCTGGCGCGCCTGGGATCTCCGCCAACTCGCCCGCAATGGCGGCACCATGGATCAGTACAAGCATCCTTTTCTGATCACCAATCGCAGCCTGATTGACGATCTTCAGGTTGAGCCTGTCAGTTCTTAA
- a CDS encoding dihydrodipicolinate synthase family protein yields the protein MPSISNCRQQLQQKLFPQGIPRLWCPSLTHFSAAAQFDVQRIRAHVTAMSPWIGGLLVPGSTGEGWEMTDDDIEQLLEITFEIANSLNLPVLIGVLKTSTDNVMSGIQRLHQFSQHPRFAGFTVCPPQGEKLTQPEILAGLRTVFDTGYPIALYQLPQVTRNEVSRETVQWLAANYHNLILFKDTSGHDRVANSGVDLQGVFLVRGAEAGGYAPWLKEAGGPYDGFLLSTANVFAKELATMIQLAETGQIDEARALSTRLETLVQQTFDSVKSISAGNPFTNANKVLDHIRAYGESFHIQPAPLLYSGISLPWEPIAQGHERLKVWQQAPLTGYLNTL from the coding sequence ATGCCTTCCATTTCAAACTGCCGTCAGCAGCTCCAGCAAAAACTTTTCCCTCAGGGAATTCCCCGACTCTGGTGCCCCTCACTGACTCACTTCTCAGCCGCCGCTCAGTTCGACGTCCAGAGAATTCGCGCTCATGTCACGGCGATGTCACCCTGGATCGGTGGACTACTGGTTCCCGGATCGACAGGCGAAGGCTGGGAGATGACCGATGACGATATTGAGCAGTTGCTGGAAATCACGTTCGAGATCGCCAACTCCCTCAATCTGCCTGTCCTGATTGGTGTCTTGAAAACTTCGACAGACAACGTGATGAGTGGCATCCAGAGGCTGCATCAATTTTCACAGCATCCACGGTTTGCCGGATTCACTGTCTGTCCACCGCAAGGTGAAAAGTTAACACAGCCCGAAATTCTGGCTGGATTACGCACGGTCTTCGATACAGGATACCCAATTGCTCTCTATCAGTTGCCACAAGTTACCAGGAATGAAGTCTCACGCGAGACAGTGCAATGGCTGGCGGCCAACTACCACAATCTCATCCTGTTCAAAGACACCAGCGGACATGACCGTGTCGCAAACTCCGGCGTCGATCTGCAGGGCGTCTTTCTGGTTCGCGGTGCGGAAGCTGGCGGCTATGCGCCTTGGCTGAAAGAAGCGGGCGGGCCCTACGATGGATTTCTACTGAGCACTGCCAATGTCTTTGCGAAAGAACTGGCGACCATGATTCAACTCGCAGAAACGGGCCAGATCGACGAAGCAAGAGCACTATCGACTCGACTGGAAACTCTCGTACAACAGACCTTCGATTCCGTGAAATCCATCTCGGCAGGAAATCCCTTTACCAATGCCAACAAAGTGCTCGATCACATCCGGGCTTATGGAGAAAGCTTTCACATTCAGCCAGCACCACTGCTTTACAGTGGTATTTCACTTCCGTGGGAACCCATAGCTCAAGGACATGAACGACTGAAAGTGTGGCAGCAAGCACCACTGACCGGATATCTCAACACTCTGTGA
- a CDS encoding DJ-1/PfpI family protein: protein MSQPKVLIVVGDATETVDTLYPYYRLIEGGYQPVVAAPEKRKYQMVLHEVKPGWTITKEWEGYSIDAEIAFKDIRPEDYAGIFFSGGRAPEYIREDEDLLNITRWFWEKRLPMASVCHGVEIPARAGIVKGLRMATVAKCRFDLEICGGIYVNEPCVIDRNMVSGRTYHDSGHFVGPWIQMLDRCRKA, encoded by the coding sequence GTGTCACAGCCCAAAGTTCTCATCGTTGTCGGAGACGCGACAGAAACCGTCGATACGCTTTATCCTTACTACCGCTTAATTGAAGGGGGATATCAGCCTGTCGTGGCTGCTCCGGAGAAACGCAAGTATCAGATGGTTCTGCACGAAGTGAAGCCCGGTTGGACGATCACCAAAGAGTGGGAAGGCTATTCGATTGATGCAGAGATCGCCTTCAAAGACATTCGCCCTGAAGATTATGCCGGAATCTTCTTCAGTGGGGGCAGGGCTCCTGAATACATTCGCGAAGACGAAGATCTGCTGAACATCACCCGCTGGTTCTGGGAAAAGCGCCTGCCGATGGCCAGTGTTTGCCATGGAGTTGAAATTCCGGCGCGTGCTGGCATTGTCAAAGGTCTACGCATGGCGACTGTCGCCAAATGCCGCTTCGATCTTGAAATCTGCGGCGGAATCTACGTCAACGAACCCTGTGTGATCGATCGCAACATGGTGAGTGGTCGCACCTACCACGACAGCGGCCACTTTGTGGGCCCATGGATTCAAATGCTCGATCGCTGTCGCAAAGCCTGA
- a CDS encoding valine--pyruvate transaminase, producing the protein MQFEFSRMGGKLAGPSGILTLMDDLGRALASDPHMLMLGGGNPALIPEMTQLWRERIEVLLNTGAIDRTLGQYDPPQGNLQVIESLAKLLRTHYGWNVTTENIAVTSGGQTAFFYLFNLLAGQMPDGSYRRILLPVTPEYIGYSPLGFGEGLFVGCRPRISTPDESQPHLFKYHVDLEAVESALSRHSIGAVAISRPTNPSGNFLSDEETGEIVELATRHRVPVIIDNAYGAPFPGVVFQPTTPVWNESMITTFSLSKLGLPGTRTAFVVAAPQIIKAITAMSAVTGLSHGTVGQQLVADLIESGQIVDLGPKVLRPFYEEKSRFAVQCLTDALKRHTVDGRIHVSEGAFFLWLWLPGLPISSQKLYERLKLRKVLIVPGEEFFFGLEEPWKHAEQCIRLNFAQPAHVLEKAFEVIASEVSLVCRG; encoded by the coding sequence ATGCAGTTTGAATTCTCCAGGATGGGTGGAAAGCTGGCGGGGCCATCAGGAATTTTAACCTTGATGGATGACCTGGGCCGGGCATTGGCTTCTGACCCGCATATGCTAATGCTGGGAGGAGGGAATCCGGCTCTGATTCCCGAAATGACACAGCTTTGGAGAGAGCGAATCGAGGTGCTCCTCAATACTGGAGCGATAGATCGAACGCTGGGCCAGTATGATCCCCCTCAGGGGAATCTACAGGTCATTGAATCATTGGCCAAACTGCTTCGCACTCATTATGGCTGGAATGTCACCACAGAAAATATTGCGGTGACGAGCGGTGGCCAGACGGCTTTCTTTTATCTCTTCAACCTGCTGGCGGGTCAGATGCCTGATGGCTCGTACCGGCGAATTTTATTGCCCGTCACTCCGGAATACATCGGTTATTCGCCATTGGGGTTTGGTGAGGGACTCTTTGTGGGTTGTCGGCCCAGGATATCGACCCCTGATGAGTCTCAGCCACATCTCTTCAAGTACCATGTTGATCTGGAGGCCGTGGAGTCGGCTCTATCGCGACATTCCATTGGGGCCGTAGCGATTTCGAGGCCCACGAATCCTTCCGGGAATTTTTTATCCGATGAAGAGACAGGTGAAATCGTCGAACTCGCCACCAGGCATCGGGTGCCGGTGATTATCGATAATGCTTACGGGGCACCATTCCCAGGGGTGGTTTTTCAGCCGACGACTCCTGTTTGGAACGAGTCGATGATCACGACGTTCAGTCTCTCGAAACTTGGTTTGCCAGGGACACGCACGGCTTTTGTGGTGGCTGCTCCGCAGATCATTAAGGCCATCACAGCCATGTCGGCCGTGACAGGGCTTTCGCATGGAACCGTAGGCCAGCAACTTGTGGCCGATCTGATCGAGTCGGGCCAGATTGTCGATCTCGGGCCAAAAGTTTTACGTCCATTCTACGAAGAGAAGAGTCGGTTTGCCGTCCAGTGTCTGACCGATGCGTTGAAGCGACATACAGTTGATGGACGAATTCACGTTAGTGAAGGTGCCTTTTTTCTGTGGCTCTGGCTACCCGGGCTCCCGATCAGCTCGCAAAAGCTCTATGAGCGACTGAAGCTGAGAAAGGTGCTGATTGTTCCCGGAGAAGAATTCTTCTTTGGACTGGAAGAGCCGTGGAAGCATGCCGAGCAATGTATTCGCCTCAACTTTGCACAACCTGCACATGTGCTTGAAAAGGCTTTTGAAGTGATCGCCAGCGAGGTGAGTCTGGTTTGTCGCGGATAA